In Blastococcus saxobsidens DD2, the genomic stretch TCGACAGGCCGCTGTGGAAGCGGAACCACTCGGCGTGCTGGTGCCACAGCGACCGCAGCGCGTCCGGGATCCACGGGAACGCGGTCCCGGGGTTCTGCTGCGCCCACGCCCTGCCCTGCGACGTCTCGCCCAGGAACCAGCCCGTGAAGCTCGCCAGATAGGTCAGCACGGGGACGGCGGCCAGCGCCCACAGCGCCCCCGGCAGCCCCCGGCGGGCCGCGGTCCACGTCGGCCGGGGAAGCCCCGCCTCCCGCCAGGCGGCGCGGTCCCAGAACAGCGACAGGACGGCGAAGAAGGCCAGGAACCAGACCCCGCTCCATTTGACCGCGCAGGCGCAGCCGAACAGGACGCCGGCCGCGAGCCGCCAGCCGCGGGGGCCGAGCCGGAAGCCGGTGCTCGCGACCTGCTGGGCCGCGCGCACCCGGGCCCGGACGACGTCGCGGTCGACCACCAGGCAGGCGACCGCGCTGATGACCAAGACCTGCAGGAAGACGTCCAGCAGGCCGATGCGGGACAGGGTGAAGGCGAAGCCGTCGACCAGCAGCAGCACCCCGGCGAACAGGCCGATCAGCGTGGAGCCGGTGAGCCGGCGGGTCAGCCGGAACAGGACGACGACGGCGACCGCCCCGGCCACCGCCGACGGGAACCGCCAGCCGAAGGAGTTGTAGCCGAACACCTGCTCGCCGGCGGCGATCAGCCACTTGCCCAGCGGCGGGTGGACGATGAAGGTGTAGCCGCGGTTGTACTCGTAGCCCCAGGTCAGCAGCTCCCGGGCCTCGGGCGGGTAGTACGCCTCGTCGAACAGCAGGTCGCGCGGGTAGCCGATGCCCCACAGCCGGACGGTGAGCGCGACCGCCCCCAGGACGGCGGCGATGATCCACGCCGTCCGCCGGTCGTCGGGCAGTGGTGGGACGACGTCCGTCCGGCGCCGGGGCGGGGGCAGGCGCCGCGTGCGCGGGGACGGCGGGCGGCGGGGATCCCCCGAGTCGCGGTCCGCCCGCTCGGGTGCCAGCACCGCCATGCCGCCAGGGTAGGTGGGCCGGGGCGGCGCCCCGCCGTGACAGGCTGGCCGGGTGAGCGGACGGCTGGTGCTGGGTGGCGCGCCCCTCGGACAGCCCGGCGACGTCGGCCCGCGGCTGCGCGCCGCCATGGCCTCCGCCGACGTCCTGGCGTGCGAGGACACCCGCCGCCTGCACCGGCTCGCCACCGACCTCGAGGTGACCCTGACCGGCCGGGTGGTCACCTTCCACGAGTCGGTGGAACGCGCCCGGCTGCCCGGGCTGCTGGACGCGCTCTCCTCCGGCGCGACGGTGCTGCTGCTCACCGACGCCGGGATGCCGTCGGTCTCCGACCCCGGCTACACGCTGGTGCGGGCCGCCATCGACGCCGGCATCGAGGTGACCTCGGTGCCCGGGCCGTCGGCGGTGACCACCGCGCTCGCCGTCTCCGGGCTGCCGGTCGACCGCTTCTGCTTCGAGGGATTCCTGCCCCGCAAGGGCGGCGAGCGGCGGTCACGGTTCGCCGGGCTGGCCGGCGAGCGGCGGACCATGGTCTTCTTCGAGTCGCCGCACCGGCTGGCCGACGCGCTCACCGACGCCGCCGCGGTGCTGGGCGACGATCGCCCGGCCGCCGTCTGCCGGGAGCTGACCAAGACCTACGAGGAGATCCGTCGCGGCGGCCTGGCCGAGCTCGCGGCGTGGGCGGCCGAGGGCGTGCGGGGCGAGATCACGCTGGTGGTCGCCGGCGCGAGCGCCGAGCCGGTGGAGCTGACCGCCGCGGAGCTCGCGGCCGAGGTCGCCGCCGAGGAGGCCGCCGGCGCCCCCCGCAAGGACGCCATCCGCGCCGTCGTCACCCGGACCGG encodes the following:
- a CDS encoding dolichyl-phosphate-mannose--protein mannosyltransferase, with translation MAVLAPERADRDSGDPRRPPSPRTRRLPPPRRRTDVVPPLPDDRRTAWIIAAVLGAVALTVRLWGIGYPRDLLFDEAYYPPEARELLTWGYEYNRGYTFIVHPPLGKWLIAAGEQVFGYNSFGWRFPSAVAGAVAVVVLFRLTRRLTGSTLIGLFAGVLLLVDGFAFTLSRIGLLDVFLQVLVISAVACLVVDRDVVRARVRAAQQVASTGFRLGPRGWRLAAGVLFGCACAVKWSGVWFLAFFAVLSLFWDRAAWREAGLPRPTWTAARRGLPGALWALAAVPVLTYLASFTGWFLGETSQGRAWAQQNPGTAFPWIPDALRSLWHQHAEWFRFHSGLSSPHPWESGPWSWLVNGRPILLWNPQGIVDAQGEQVVRYILMVGTPTLWLAFVPATLWLFWRIVARRDPAAVVAAVAIAAGWLTWFVNLDRTMFSFYMAPVVPFFVLAVALVLQDVLGPRDAGPLRRQVGIAASCGYVAVVAATFVFFWPVLTGQPLSHAEWLRRMWFPSWF
- the rsmI gene encoding 16S rRNA (cytidine(1402)-2'-O)-methyltransferase, which produces MSGRLVLGGAPLGQPGDVGPRLRAAMASADVLACEDTRRLHRLATDLEVTLTGRVVTFHESVERARLPGLLDALSSGATVLLLTDAGMPSVSDPGYTLVRAAIDAGIEVTSVPGPSAVTTALAVSGLPVDRFCFEGFLPRKGGERRSRFAGLAGERRTMVFFESPHRLADALTDAAAVLGDDRPAAVCRELTKTYEEIRRGGLAELAAWAAEGVRGEITLVVAGASAEPVELTAAELAAEVAAEEAAGAPRKDAIRAVVTRTGLPRRTVYDAVVAAKASSAAAAPQA